In Desulfomonile tiedjei DSM 6799, a genomic segment contains:
- a CDS encoding MtaA/CmuA family methyltransferase, with amino-acid sequence MTLKEKFMNRLSGSGSDETLYGCTTTYGVVDLMEKCGYQRPLADTDPVAMTELALAGYRYAGFEWIKAMGWDITAISEALGCTLGPTEIDRQYSIKEHPFAESLEGLDYPSDFLQRGRFPVYKQHFQMLKDKIGDEVAIFGETEGPFTAAANLVGAEEFMKWTIKRPADVQKVLEVTTQAAIDAINFAFDNGADYYVLAEPTSGPAVMSGRSWAKFMLPLMKEVVSKSKGPLVLHICGNTDSIIGLMCDSGVAGISIEEKADMKKAKEIAGPKGVKVFGNVATATTLFMGKPEECYQEAIAALENGTDFLTPGCGIAPRSPLENLLQMKKARDNFHRK; translated from the coding sequence ATGACGCTCAAAGAAAAATTCATGAACCGCCTTTCGGGTTCTGGTAGCGATGAGACTCTTTACGGCTGTACGACTACTTACGGAGTAGTAGATCTGATGGAGAAGTGCGGCTATCAGAGGCCACTTGCAGATACCGACCCCGTAGCAATGACGGAACTCGCCTTGGCAGGTTACCGGTATGCCGGATTCGAATGGATCAAGGCCATGGGGTGGGATATCACTGCCATCAGCGAAGCTCTCGGATGTACCCTCGGTCCGACCGAGATTGACCGGCAGTACTCCATCAAGGAACACCCTTTTGCCGAAAGTCTCGAAGGACTCGATTATCCTTCTGATTTTCTGCAAAGGGGCCGTTTTCCCGTCTACAAACAGCATTTCCAGATGCTCAAAGACAAGATTGGCGATGAAGTCGCTATATTTGGCGAGACCGAGGGTCCTTTTACCGCGGCAGCGAACCTCGTCGGCGCGGAAGAATTCATGAAGTGGACTATTAAGAGACCCGCCGATGTCCAAAAAGTTCTGGAAGTCACTACACAGGCTGCGATTGACGCAATCAATTTTGCCTTTGACAACGGAGCTGATTACTACGTGCTGGCAGAACCGACTTCGGGTCCGGCAGTCATGAGTGGAAGGTCGTGGGCAAAGTTCATGCTTCCCCTTATGAAAGAGGTGGTCAGTAAGTCCAAGGGACCGCTGGTACTGCATATTTGCGGGAATACCGATTCTATTATAGGCCTCATGTGTGATTCGGGTGTTGCTGGGATCAGCATCGAAGAAAAAGCTGATATGAAGAAGGCGAAAGAGATTGCCGGCCCCAAGGGTGTAAAAGTTTTCGGAAACGTTGCGACAGCGACAACGCTTTTCATGGGCAAACCGGAAGAGTGCTATCAGGAAGCAATTGCGGCTCTCGAAAACGGCACAGATTTTCTTACACCCGGATGTGGTATTGCTCCTCGATCTCCTTTGGAAAACTTACTTCAGATGAAGAAAGCAAGAGACAATTTTCATCGCAAATAG
- a CDS encoding xanthine dehydrogenase family protein molybdopterin-binding subunit, with protein MSDKHDDKRKVQVLVKEKTDFLPFIQFKEADLTVVGQSLNRTDDPLKVTGKLMFGADYSQVGFLHGKILRSPYPHALIKSIDTAKAKALEGVVAVLTAKDVPGRNGFGAIIPDQPVICGDKVRFIGDGVALVAAETEKIAHEALALIDVDYEPLPAVFDPRDAIKEDAPKIHERGNLLSYDKLRKGDVDKGFEEADVILERTYEVPFLEHAYMEPDVAMAIPQRDGTMLVEGPMQAPFTVRRNIAPVLGLPINKVRCRQIHMGGGFGGKEDSPIDLGCRAAVLAQHTGMPVRIGLEREEVTIQTAKRHPMIMEVKIGAKKDGTLVAFQGVIYDEQGAYASLGPKIPPAGGSHIHSMVMMPGPYVIPNAKVDAYLCYTNHPYGGAMRGFGAPQVHIAHEQIMDELAAELGISPLEIRRKNAFQLGSETATGQVLDQSVGLKETLEACAKAFEWDRRSTETGYIDKERSKRRGVGIGMGWYRTSIGTGGDACGANVYVHEDGSVLLYTGITEMGQGAFTVLPQICAEELGVLPEDVRLVQPDTDLVPESGPTVGSRSTTLMGNAIIQAARQVKQSLLEAASEMLGVASGQVEFRDRKVFDRENPASSLEFSKVAGRCMATGKRLVGQGWWAPPASSLDPETGQGNPYFVYTYSTHMAQVAVDVETGEVEVEYYVAAFDVGKAINPRALEGQIEGGVAMGLGYALMEEVVIREGVIQNTNLQNYLIPTTLDVPDINPIILEMSNQFGPYGAKGIGEMPNIPATPAILNAICNACGGRVRSLPADPEKVFWAIKEAGGAPDK; from the coding sequence ATGTCTGACAAGCACGACGACAAAAGAAAAGTTCAGGTCCTCGTCAAAGAAAAGACCGATTTCTTACCATTCATACAATTCAAAGAGGCCGACCTGACAGTAGTGGGACAGTCCTTGAACAGGACTGACGATCCCCTGAAGGTAACCGGCAAACTCATGTTTGGGGCTGATTACTCCCAAGTAGGTTTCCTGCATGGGAAGATTCTTCGCAGCCCGTATCCCCACGCGCTTATCAAGTCGATTGACACTGCGAAAGCTAAGGCGCTGGAAGGCGTGGTGGCGGTGTTAACTGCTAAAGATGTGCCGGGACGCAATGGGTTCGGGGCCATTATTCCGGACCAGCCGGTCATCTGCGGCGATAAAGTGCGTTTTATAGGCGACGGCGTGGCCCTGGTAGCCGCTGAAACCGAGAAGATCGCCCATGAAGCGCTTGCTTTGATAGATGTGGATTATGAGCCCTTGCCTGCGGTATTCGATCCACGCGATGCCATCAAGGAAGATGCTCCCAAGATTCACGAACGGGGCAACCTGCTTTCTTATGACAAGCTGCGAAAAGGTGATGTAGATAAAGGCTTCGAAGAGGCTGACGTGATTCTGGAACGCACCTATGAGGTTCCTTTCCTGGAACACGCGTACATGGAGCCTGATGTGGCCATGGCAATCCCGCAACGGGACGGCACAATGCTCGTTGAGGGTCCGATGCAGGCTCCTTTTACTGTACGGCGTAACATAGCCCCTGTGCTAGGTTTGCCCATCAACAAGGTCCGTTGCCGCCAGATCCACATGGGCGGCGGTTTTGGAGGCAAAGAAGACTCTCCCATCGATTTGGGATGCCGTGCCGCGGTACTGGCCCAACATACCGGAATGCCTGTACGTATTGGCCTGGAACGAGAGGAAGTCACCATACAGACAGCCAAACGACACCCAATGATCATGGAAGTCAAAATCGGAGCCAAGAAAGATGGCACTCTGGTCGCGTTCCAAGGGGTGATCTACGATGAACAGGGAGCCTATGCTTCTCTGGGTCCAAAGATTCCTCCGGCAGGTGGCTCTCACATACATTCCATGGTTATGATGCCGGGACCATACGTGATTCCCAACGCCAAGGTGGACGCTTACCTTTGTTACACAAACCATCCTTACGGAGGGGCAATGCGTGGTTTTGGCGCCCCTCAGGTACACATCGCTCATGAACAGATAATGGACGAACTGGCTGCCGAGCTGGGGATCAGCCCCCTGGAGATTCGGCGCAAGAATGCATTTCAACTCGGGTCGGAAACGGCTACCGGTCAGGTATTGGACCAGAGTGTGGGACTGAAGGAAACCCTTGAAGCTTGTGCCAAAGCGTTTGAGTGGGATCGTCGCTCCACTGAGACCGGATACATTGATAAGGAGCGAAGCAAACGGCGCGGAGTAGGCATCGGAATGGGTTGGTACCGCACGAGCATAGGTACGGGCGGCGATGCTTGCGGGGCAAACGTGTACGTACATGAGGACGGTTCCGTACTTCTTTATACCGGTATCACGGAAATGGGGCAGGGGGCTTTCACTGTATTACCCCAGATCTGCGCCGAAGAATTGGGGGTTCTCCCGGAAGACGTTCGATTGGTTCAGCCCGACACCGACCTGGTTCCGGAATCCGGCCCCACCGTTGGCAGTCGCTCCACTACACTGATGGGAAATGCCATCATTCAGGCCGCCCGCCAGGTAAAACAATCGTTACTCGAAGCAGCCTCGGAAATGCTCGGAGTCGCTTCCGGGCAAGTGGAATTCCGCGACCGCAAGGTGTTTGATCGAGAGAATCCCGCTTCCTCGCTGGAATTCAGCAAGGTAGCAGGCCGCTGCATGGCCACCGGCAAAAGACTTGTCGGTCAGGGGTGGTGGGCTCCACCGGCCTCAAGCCTGGATCCCGAGACCGGTCAAGGCAATCCCTATTTTGTTTACACCTACTCTACTCATATGGCTCAGGTAGCAGTGGACGTAGAAACAGGCGAGGTGGAGGTCGAATATTACGTCGCAGCTTTTGACGTGGGCAAAGCCATCAACCCGCGTGCTCTGGAAGGCCAGATCGAAGGTGGTGTGGCAATGGGGCTGGGATATGCGTTGATGGAGGAAGTGGTCATTCGGGAAGGTGTCATCCAAAACACTAACCTTCAAAACTATCTCATACCTACTACCCTGGACGTCCCTGATATTAATCCGATCATCCTGGAGATGTCCAACCAGTTCGGTCCGTACGGAGCCAAAGGAATCGGTGAGATGCCCAATATACCGGCAACACCGGCAATCCTGAATGCGATTTGTAATGCGTGTGGTGGAAGGGTGCGTTCTTTGCCGGCCGACCCGGAAAAAGTTTTCTGGGCTATCAAAGAGGCAGGCGGTGCGCCGGACAAATAA
- a CDS encoding ABC transporter substrate-binding protein → MMKTRGCILFICLTLVLLTLGTMTQGFAQTPDKIKVGLMFGLTGPASPIGPVQSKGAEMAIKEINAAGGVKLGGKQIPIEAVVRDDETKGDVAVRRFKELRNEDKVVGLIGSTFAAIAKALNNQVVNEPLLYITTCVAPIEMFEKKELAPSTFGIHGSAYAIGYSGAAYIANNLKPKKVYFLAPAYAFGRDQYAGAKAAFEKYKIEVVYDEAPVQTADYTPYIQKIAEAKPDVCMMAQWGTGAISVLKQAHELGLKNKTKIWFNWMTNVFGSGVPAEALEGVYSLMSWYWNLEGFQDAEVVKAGKTFVDQYEKMYGEPPDPYAGMTYVACKELVRGIELAQSTDPKKIAEAIMKKPEFASMKGPGTWREDHQPVFKYGAFVVVGKGPGERKSKWDLVKVIGAYTGDDYLPSLKSEGY, encoded by the coding sequence ATGATGAAGACCAGAGGCTGTATTTTATTTATTTGCCTGACGTTGGTTTTGTTGACTCTGGGGACCATGACTCAGGGATTTGCTCAGACTCCCGACAAGATCAAGGTTGGCCTGATGTTCGGACTTACCGGCCCGGCGTCGCCGATTGGACCGGTGCAAAGCAAAGGCGCCGAGATGGCCATCAAAGAGATTAACGCTGCTGGTGGAGTGAAGCTTGGAGGCAAGCAGATCCCCATTGAAGCGGTGGTGAGAGATGACGAGACCAAGGGTGATGTAGCTGTCCGTCGGTTCAAAGAGCTACGCAATGAAGACAAGGTGGTCGGCCTGATAGGCTCGACCTTTGCCGCCATTGCCAAAGCGTTGAACAATCAAGTCGTCAATGAGCCTCTGCTGTACATAACCACATGCGTAGCCCCAATCGAAATGTTCGAAAAAAAGGAGCTCGCTCCCTCGACCTTCGGTATTCATGGAAGCGCTTACGCCATTGGGTATTCCGGTGCAGCATATATCGCGAATAACCTGAAGCCCAAAAAAGTCTACTTTTTGGCCCCGGCTTACGCTTTTGGACGCGACCAATATGCGGGAGCCAAAGCAGCTTTCGAGAAGTACAAAATTGAAGTTGTCTACGACGAAGCACCTGTCCAGACTGCTGACTACACCCCTTATATCCAGAAGATCGCAGAAGCGAAACCTGATGTCTGCATGATGGCACAGTGGGGCACGGGCGCCATTTCTGTTCTGAAACAGGCTCACGAACTGGGCTTGAAAAACAAAACCAAAATTTGGTTTAACTGGATGACCAACGTTTTCGGCAGCGGCGTACCCGCGGAAGCTCTGGAGGGGGTTTACTCCCTGATGTCGTGGTATTGGAACCTCGAGGGATTTCAAGATGCGGAAGTTGTCAAGGCAGGCAAGACCTTTGTGGACCAATACGAAAAGATGTACGGCGAACCACCGGATCCTTATGCCGGCATGACCTACGTAGCATGCAAAGAACTTGTCCGGGGAATCGAACTGGCCCAATCCACCGACCCGAAGAAGATCGCTGAAGCCATCATGAAGAAACCGGAATTCGCCTCGATGAAAGGCCCTGGCACATGGCGTGAGGATCACCAACCTGTTTTCAAATACGGAGCCTTCGTGGTAGTCGGTAAAGGACCCGGCGAGCGTAAGAGTAAATGGGATCTGGTGAAAGTCATCGGCGCCTACACAGGGGACGATTATCTGCCATCTCTCAAGAGTGAAGGTTATTAA
- a CDS encoding (2Fe-2S)-binding protein, giving the protein MSLNISFKLNGEAVEVAVEPSTLLVDLLREKLALTGTKAGCREGECGACTVLVDGKAYNSCLMPAIKVQGREVTTIEGLRKPDGSLHPLQEAFMEAGAAQCGFCTPGMIMNAAALLSSNPNPDEHEIRKALSGVLCRCTGYRKIVEAVKTAAAANQS; this is encoded by the coding sequence ATGAGTCTAAACATTTCTTTCAAGCTTAACGGCGAAGCGGTTGAGGTGGCGGTCGAGCCGTCCACCCTTCTGGTTGATCTACTCAGAGAAAAATTGGCCCTTACGGGAACCAAAGCCGGTTGTCGCGAGGGAGAATGCGGTGCATGTACGGTACTGGTCGATGGAAAAGCATACAATTCATGCTTAATGCCGGCGATCAAAGTTCAGGGTAGGGAAGTCACCACTATCGAGGGCTTGCGCAAACCGGACGGTTCTTTGCATCCGTTACAAGAGGCATTCATGGAAGCAGGAGCTGCACAGTGCGGTTTCTGTACACCCGGGATGATAATGAATGCAGCCGCCCTTCTGAGCAGCAACCCGAATCCTGACGAACACGAGATAAGAAAGGCTCTATCCGGAGTCCTTTGTCGCTGCACCGGCTACAGGAAGATCGTGGAAGCCGTCAAGACTGCAGCCGCCGCCAATCAGTCTTAA
- a CDS encoding MFS transporter, protein MSQSNVETVAGSMQYSDLAAQMLKYRWICYGMLLLTYIFVYFDRVAPAVIAPELMKEFGLTATSLGILSSMYFYPYAAMQIPSGILSDRFGPRISVTVFFIIAAIGTALFGLAYTFGWIIVGRFLMGVGVAVVWIPCMRILANWFRPKEFATLTGVMLTVGNAGAVLAAAPLAFLVGIVGWRASFYWLGAFMAIVAILNYIILRNKPSDKNLPTVSEIDGVDYYSVQTTQKVTFSENVKRLFGMKNYWLIAIYAFVIYGTVMGFQGLWCIPFLQQTYGLPKQEAANILMLWPIGMAVGCFAFGYISDRILKSRRNASFYGIIIYALTWVPLVFWPDKIPVGMFYPLLFIMGFFSGAYVPNYAHIAEGQPHSFIATANGMLNIWYFVGGALFQAVMGMVLDSYGKVGDKFPVSAYQASFIACIIALAIGAIAMFFTADSKVLQKKA, encoded by the coding sequence ATGAGTCAATCAAACGTTGAGACGGTTGCTGGAAGCATGCAGTATTCTGATTTGGCAGCACAGATGCTCAAATACAGATGGATCTGCTATGGAATGCTGTTGCTGACCTATATCTTTGTTTACTTCGATCGCGTGGCCCCTGCAGTAATAGCCCCGGAACTCATGAAAGAGTTCGGCTTGACGGCTACAAGCCTGGGGATCTTGTCGTCAATGTATTTCTATCCTTATGCTGCAATGCAGATCCCCTCGGGTATTTTATCGGATCGCTTTGGCCCCAGGATTTCAGTAACCGTTTTCTTTATCATCGCGGCCATCGGTACAGCGCTTTTCGGCTTGGCCTACACGTTCGGATGGATTATCGTCGGTCGTTTCCTCATGGGAGTCGGTGTTGCAGTCGTGTGGATACCCTGTATGAGAATTTTGGCCAACTGGTTTCGACCCAAGGAATTCGCCACGCTTACCGGTGTTATGCTCACAGTGGGTAACGCCGGCGCAGTGCTGGCCGCTGCTCCTCTGGCTTTCCTTGTTGGAATAGTTGGTTGGAGGGCGTCCTTCTACTGGCTTGGAGCATTCATGGCCATTGTTGCTATCTTGAATTATATTATCCTGAGAAATAAGCCGAGTGACAAGAATCTCCCCACAGTTTCAGAGATCGACGGAGTCGATTATTATTCTGTCCAGACCACTCAAAAAGTCACTTTTAGCGAAAACGTAAAAAGGCTGTTCGGGATGAAGAACTATTGGCTAATAGCCATCTACGCATTTGTGATCTATGGAACCGTAATGGGCTTCCAGGGTCTATGGTGCATCCCGTTCCTGCAGCAGACCTACGGTCTTCCGAAACAAGAAGCAGCTAATATATTGATGTTATGGCCGATCGGCATGGCAGTTGGTTGCTTTGCTTTCGGGTACATTTCCGACAGGATTTTGAAATCGCGAAGGAATGCCTCATTCTACGGTATCATCATTTACGCCCTGACTTGGGTACCCTTGGTGTTTTGGCCGGATAAGATTCCGGTAGGCATGTTTTATCCGCTTCTTTTCATAATGGGCTTCTTCTCCGGAGCTTACGTTCCCAACTATGCTCACATTGCCGAGGGACAACCGCATAGCTTCATTGCCACCGCGAATGGCATGCTCAACATCTGGTATTTTGTCGGTGGAGCGCTTTTCCAGGCTGTGATGGGAATGGTCCTGGATTCTTACGGAAAGGTCGGGGACAAATTCCCGGTAAGTGCGTATCAGGCCTCTTTCATAGCATGTATTATTGCTCTAGCTATTGGTGCAATAGCGATGTTTTTCACGGCAGACAGCAAAGTGCTTCAGAAAAAAGCATAG
- a CDS encoding arginase family protein, translating into MDPDERDESIQEKIHLSETDSQKSDPYSEIMRLVRQELAPETWEERGVIDVPPWLSPIPPTIARKNITLDNLIYFIDGNGCRDFAQAAGKFAEEYIFPNIPCMIGVDHSLTGGVFGSSVSFYRPAEISLIVVDSHVDSLPTSVMSGAIQYDMATNPESMHDPNDPFLRNRPDSYNASSFLQYLLEDGAVDPENLYLIGISDFPPKRAFRIKDDRIKNYVDCYSTLKRNGVKILTKKDLSLSPAALNNLIRRVKTPYVYISIDMDIGARNALGGVRFQNYQGINENQIYKIAKSLRKLLDQDITLAGMDVMEFNPRRAGSGETQSDDRTYRIAFNLIKTICFPPEAFLNRS; encoded by the coding sequence TTGGATCCTGACGAAAGGGATGAATCCATTCAGGAGAAAATTCATCTGAGTGAGACAGATTCGCAAAAGAGCGACCCTTATTCCGAAATCATGAGACTTGTTCGTCAGGAACTCGCCCCCGAGACCTGGGAGGAAAGGGGCGTAATCGATGTCCCTCCATGGCTTAGTCCAATACCTCCAACAATCGCAAGAAAAAACATCACCCTGGACAACCTCATTTACTTTATAGATGGGAATGGGTGTCGGGATTTTGCGCAAGCAGCCGGTAAGTTTGCAGAAGAATATATCTTTCCTAATATCCCTTGCATGATTGGTGTCGACCATTCTTTGACCGGCGGCGTGTTTGGTTCGTCAGTTTCATTCTACAGACCCGCGGAGATTTCTCTGATCGTCGTCGACAGTCATGTGGATTCGTTGCCCACATCTGTAATGTCAGGAGCCATCCAGTATGATATGGCGACAAACCCTGAGTCTATGCATGATCCCAATGACCCGTTCCTGCGAAATCGCCCTGATTCATATAATGCCAGCTCGTTTCTCCAGTATCTTCTGGAAGACGGCGCGGTCGATCCGGAAAATCTCTATCTCATTGGAATAAGCGATTTTCCTCCAAAGCGCGCTTTTCGGATCAAAGATGACAGAATAAAGAACTATGTGGACTGTTACTCCACCCTTAAGAGAAATGGCGTTAAGATACTGACAAAGAAAGACTTATCTCTCAGCCCCGCTGCACTAAATAATTTGATCCGTCGAGTGAAAACTCCATACGTCTATATTTCCATAGATATGGACATCGGTGCACGGAATGCCCTTGGAGGCGTCAGGTTCCAAAACTATCAGGGCATAAATGAAAACCAAATATACAAGATAGCGAAATCTCTGAGAAAATTATTGGATCAGGATATCACTCTGGCCGGAATGGATGTGATGGAATTCAACCCGAGGCGAGCCGGCTCCGGGGAGACGCAGAGTGACGATCGGACGTACCGAATAGCTTTCAACCTCATCAAGACTATATGCTTTCCGCCCGAAGCCTTCCTTAACCGCTCTTGA
- a CDS encoding ABC transporter ATP-binding protein, giving the protein MAQPILSTAGVIKSFDGLVAVNDITYEVFPGQTSGIMGPNGAGKSTFFNLLTGYYRPQKGRVIYQGRDITHMHSHERVILGIARTFQLVSVFDSMTVLENMMLARVRYGRDYSSKLRFFFKNVHHRELEEECLQALDVLGIAEKAKIKTSDMSYGEKRELEIALALSLQPQVLLLDEPFAGLSLVDIAHISKVINRIKGQFAIVIIEHKISKLMDLVDTLCVINEGRLICQGDPQQVICDPEVSACYWGKEEMKCY; this is encoded by the coding sequence ATGGCGCAACCGATCCTATCGACCGCTGGGGTAATCAAGAGCTTTGACGGCCTGGTCGCAGTCAACGACATTACGTATGAAGTCTTCCCAGGTCAAACCTCGGGTATAATGGGTCCGAACGGAGCAGGCAAGTCTACATTCTTCAATCTGCTTACGGGCTATTACCGACCTCAAAAAGGCCGGGTAATTTACCAGGGAAGAGACATCACCCACATGCATTCACACGAGCGGGTGATTCTGGGGATCGCACGAACCTTCCAGTTGGTCTCGGTTTTCGATTCCATGACGGTCCTTGAGAACATGATGTTGGCCCGCGTTCGCTATGGTCGGGATTACAGCTCCAAGCTTCGTTTCTTCTTCAAAAATGTGCATCACCGGGAGCTAGAAGAGGAATGCCTGCAAGCTCTGGACGTACTGGGAATCGCCGAAAAAGCAAAGATCAAAACTTCAGATATGTCGTATGGCGAAAAACGAGAGTTGGAGATAGCCCTTGCCCTTTCCCTTCAACCGCAAGTCTTGCTCCTGGATGAACCTTTTGCCGGTCTCAGCTTGGTGGATATAGCCCATATCAGCAAGGTAATAAACCGCATAAAAGGGCAGTTCGCCATTGTCATAATCGAGCACAAGATTTCAAAGTTAATGGACCTGGTCGACACGTTGTGCGTAATCAATGAGGGCAGGCTGATTTGCCAGGGCGATCCGCAGCAAGTCATCTGCGATCCCGAAGTATCCGCGTGCTATTGGGGTAAGGAAGAGATGAAATGCTACTAA
- a CDS encoding FAD binding domain-containing protein: MPQAFEELHWRRDISLKDYLVPETLSQALQMLREYKGRARIIAGGTDVIVALRRCDYTVDALVDIGRIPGLGLIEQQGDTIVLGALVTHAQTESSPPIREKAGLLATASGAVGSPQIRTVATVAGNLVSGQPAADASIPLLALDARVTVVSADGERTIPLSDFFLDVGKTVVDPTREILTRIEFKALGSNRGGCSLRLSKRKALSLPMLVCSVVVTVDDAKKTITEAAIALGPVAPTPFRSRLVEDVVKGKPATLETLQEAAESAYAYCSPRDSLLRGSCDYRQEMVKVLVKRGLRRALEDAGCVF, translated from the coding sequence ATGCCTCAAGCCTTTGAGGAGTTGCATTGGCGCCGGGACATTTCTCTGAAGGACTACCTGGTTCCTGAGACTCTGTCCCAAGCCCTACAGATGTTGAGAGAATATAAGGGGCGTGCTCGAATTATTGCTGGCGGCACCGACGTCATCGTGGCGTTGCGCCGCTGCGACTACACCGTGGACGCTCTCGTAGACATTGGGAGAATTCCGGGACTGGGACTGATCGAGCAGCAGGGAGACACTATAGTCCTTGGCGCGCTGGTTACCCATGCTCAAACAGAGTCTTCGCCTCCGATCAGGGAGAAAGCTGGTCTTTTGGCGACTGCGAGTGGTGCAGTTGGTTCACCTCAAATACGCACCGTAGCTACAGTGGCGGGTAATCTCGTCAGCGGTCAGCCGGCAGCCGATGCCAGTATACCTTTGTTGGCGCTGGATGCTCGAGTGACTGTTGTTTCCGCAGATGGAGAGCGCACAATACCTCTCTCGGATTTCTTTCTGGACGTGGGAAAGACCGTCGTTGACCCGACTCGGGAGATCCTGACACGCATCGAGTTCAAAGCCCTCGGATCTAACCGGGGTGGATGCTCGTTACGACTGAGCAAACGTAAAGCATTGTCACTTCCGATGCTGGTGTGCTCTGTAGTAGTCACCGTGGACGATGCGAAAAAGACTATTACCGAAGCAGCCATAGCATTGGGGCCAGTCGCGCCCACACCGTTCCGCTCCAGACTCGTAGAAGATGTAGTCAAAGGAAAGCCTGCGACACTTGAGACACTACAGGAAGCTGCTGAAAGTGCGTATGCCTACTGCTCCCCTCGTGACAGCCTTCTCAGAGGGTCTTGTGACTACCGTCAGGAGATGGTCAAGGTATTGGTGAAACGGGGACTTCGCAGAGCACTGGAAGATGCGGGATGCGTTTTCTAA
- a CDS encoding ABC transporter ATP-binding protein: MLLTVENLDVCYGHAQVLHGVSLRLNEGELVCVVGRNGAGKTTLLKTIGGFMSPTSGTVDFRGERIDGIPLEQVARMGIKYVYQDKRVFSELTVRENLELAAYATGQSLDEAVAKVVAIHPKMGTLLNSKAKGLSGGERQILLIGRALVGDPQLLLVDEPTEGLAAIIIGEIIDILLKMKNRITMVVVEQNLSTVARLADRVYVMKEGVFSHEIDDKKTIANPSSYEDQL; encoded by the coding sequence ATGCTACTAACCGTTGAGAACCTCGACGTCTGTTATGGACACGCTCAAGTTTTGCATGGCGTGTCGCTGCGTTTGAACGAAGGCGAACTGGTGTGCGTCGTGGGGCGCAACGGAGCGGGCAAGACTACTTTGTTGAAGACGATCGGGGGATTCATGTCGCCAACCAGCGGCACCGTCGACTTCAGAGGTGAAAGAATAGATGGAATACCCCTGGAACAGGTAGCTCGCATGGGCATAAAATACGTCTATCAGGATAAGAGAGTCTTTAGCGAACTGACTGTACGCGAAAACCTGGAACTCGCGGCCTACGCGACAGGTCAGAGCCTCGACGAGGCCGTTGCAAAAGTGGTAGCCATACACCCGAAGATGGGAACGCTTCTCAACTCCAAGGCCAAAGGGCTCTCAGGAGGAGAGCGACAGATCCTTTTGATAGGAAGGGCGCTCGTGGGAGATCCCCAGTTACTACTTGTAGATGAACCCACAGAAGGCCTGGCGGCTATCATCATCGGCGAAATCATAGACATCCTTTTAAAGATGAAGAATCGGATCACCATGGTCGTAGTTGAACAGAACCTTTCTACCGTAGCAAGATTGGCGGATCGAGTGTACGTGATGAAGGAGGGTGTTTTTTCGCACGAGATCGACGATAAAAAGACCATCGCAAATCCCTCTTCGTATGAAGACCAACTCTGA
- a CDS encoding FadR/GntR family transcriptional regulator, whose amino-acid sequence MFREVQQNKVSLDIISQIRDAILSGTLNPGDRLPPEKELVCDFGVSKHTLREAMRALEVMGFIEVRKGACGGAVVLEVDLKTARESISNFLYFQNVSIRDLSEVRKVFEPHLARLAAERMTPKDLDDLAATQACCLESMARGDSTYEHEIEFHRIIAKASGNPVFMLIQDFVNSGLAESKNRLRPGNDFQERLFTAHQRILEALRSREPELTASRMQEHVCEVEHSLEELQEERQESMRKTGCTDHDTSNGRNGERA is encoded by the coding sequence GTGTTTCGAGAAGTGCAGCAGAACAAAGTCTCATTGGATATTATCTCCCAGATTCGGGATGCCATACTCAGTGGCACACTTAATCCGGGCGACAGGTTGCCCCCCGAAAAGGAACTGGTCTGCGATTTTGGAGTAAGTAAGCACACGCTGCGTGAAGCTATGAGAGCCCTTGAGGTAATGGGGTTTATTGAGGTGCGGAAGGGAGCATGTGGCGGCGCAGTAGTGCTCGAAGTCGACCTGAAGACTGCCCGGGAGTCTATATCGAATTTTCTTTATTTTCAGAATGTTTCCATACGGGATCTTTCGGAAGTACGAAAGGTTTTTGAACCTCATTTGGCCCGGTTGGCGGCTGAGCGGATGACTCCCAAGGACCTGGACGATCTGGCGGCCACTCAGGCATGTTGTCTGGAGTCTATGGCACGTGGCGATTCCACATACGAACACGAGATAGAGTTTCATCGCATAATCGCCAAGGCGAGCGGAAATCCCGTGTTCATGCTCATCCAAGACTTTGTCAATAGCGGGTTGGCGGAATCCAAGAATCGCCTCAGGCCGGGTAATGACTTCCAGGAAAGACTCTTTACTGCCCACCAGCGCATTCTGGAAGCTCTTCGCTCACGCGAACCCGAGCTTACTGCCAGCCGAATGCAGGAGCATGTGTGCGAGGTAGAACACTCTCTTGAAGAGCTGCAGGAGGAGCGCCAGGAGTCCATGAGGAAAACGGGTTGCACCGACCATGACACGAGCAACGGCAGAAACGGAGAGAGAGCCTGA